GACGGCGGGCGCGGCCTGTTGCTGGTCGACCTCATCGCCACCGACTGGGGCGCTCACCACGACCAGTCGAGCACCGTCGTCTGGTTCCATCTCCCCAGCGGCACGTCAGGGCAACCTTTTTGAAGATCAGCTGAAGGCCACCAAACCATTCGCCCGGGAAGCATCCGTCGTACAAGCGGCATGACCTCTCCCTTCCCGGCGGACGACGGCTCGCTGGCCGTACGGCGTGCGGACCGTAGCCGCTCACTCCCAAACCACCCAGCGGACCCTCTGCCGCTGAAGCAATCCGCGCCGGGGCCGTTCAAGGTCGGTCGCCGCCGCTGAAGCCTCTCTTTCCCACCACTTCAGGGCCGGTTGCCGTTGTCTCGCCCTCCAACCCGCTTCTGCCGGTCGGAAGGCGCGCGGCGGGCACCGGCAGGTTGAAGCCCGAGCTCAGTCGAGCAACGTGAGGACGGCGGACAGCGCGGCCAGGCGCCGATCTACCGGCAGGTGATCGACCAGGTGAACCTTGCAGCCCAGTGCCGCGGCCCCACCATCGGCGGTGGGGTCGTCACCCACCATGAGCACGTCGTCGGGGGACAGGTCGAGCCGGTCGCAGGCAGCCTGGAAAAGCACAGGGTCGGGCTTCTGGGTCCCCTGTTCGTAGGAGAGAAGACAGGCGGTGACGAGATGGTCCACACCGTGGTCGCGAAAGACCGGGCGGATGTCCCAGCCGATGTTGCTGACGACGGCGACGGAGATCCCACGCCTCCGCAGTTCCTTGAGCGTGCTCTCGGTGTCGGGGTAGGGCCGCCACGCGGCTGGCATGCGGTGACGGTCGTAAAGCGCGTCGGCCAATT
Above is a genomic segment from Streptosporangium album containing:
- a CDS encoding HAD family hydrolase, whose amino-acid sequence is MIKGVMFDFSGTLFRSEPTEDWLRAVVSEAGHDMGEDELAACGARLEEVGAMPGGPPPPRLPPSLTGLWRERDLSAERHRAAYTALARQASLPSPELADALYDRHRMPAAWRPYPDTESTLKELRRRGISVAVVSNIGWDIRPVFRDHGVDHLVTACLLSYEQGTQKPDPVLFQAACDRLDLSPDDVLMVGDDPTADGGAAALGCKVHLVDHLPVDRRLAALSAVLTLLD